Genomic DNA from Porites lutea chromosome 4, jaPorLute2.1, whole genome shotgun sequence:
CCACATTTTTACCTGAATACAAGCACATTTGTACCCTCAGTCAGCGAGTAGTCACCCATACTTGTCTCGATGTTTTAGTCAACCCTttagccccaatatccacataaaCCTTCTCCCACCTGATCTCCATATGCAtgtatttcttgaaaaattagtTGAGAGGAATTTGTCAAATGATCAAAGATGGCCACCTGAGGTTCCCTTGGGTAATCATTTTATTATCATAACTGTTCTTCTTGATTACATGTATGTAGGGACTTAAGGagttaagattttttttatgcCAGGGGTCACAAAGACCATTTGAGGGTTACTGACACTAggtggggagagggggaggtTTTGAATAGATAATGACTTTAATGAAAGCCTTTTCTTGAATAGTAGATCCAATAGTTTTACAAATAAGAATTTTGCCTTCATTTTTATGGATTTATGCTAAAAACAAAGCCTTCATAAACATTTTGTCACTGGCATTGGTATTTTGTTTCCAACAGGACTTCGAGACCAATTATCTACTTTCCATTGAATTACAATGAAAGAGTATTATTATTTAAGTGAAAAATAGCCATCTCATGGTCTTACCAATCTTTTCACTCAAGTGACCCCAAAGGAATTTTGGCAGATATTTTATATTCCAGATATCATCATGGTAGTATCCCCCTTTTTTTCCTCCTGGTAGAAACAAGATTATAATACaattatacagtcaaacctgtattaagcagtcACCCTTGGGAAATGGCCAATGAACCATATAATACAGGTTTGATGAACCTAACAGTTAATCAATAAAAATGAAGATAGTGACAAAGCAAAATATCCATAACATGACAAGTTGACCTCAAAATGTTTCTGCCTATTCCTGTGCTGAAATAAAGGGAGTGCAAGACTACTGAATGCCATACTTAGTGAATGTATTGTACTTTTACGTTACATTTTGACAAAGTGGCCATTTAATAGAggtaaagacaataaaaaataacccCTTTTAGCACCACGGAAAAGGTGCCCATGGCCACTTAATAGAGGAGACCACTTAACAAAGGTCAGTTTTACAGTAATTtttcattaagaaaaaaatgtttttgggaCTTAAGTGGCCGCTTAATGAAGGTCCACTCAATAAAGGGACTGTACTACTAACTGTACCTGGATATCTCTCCTTACATGAAGGAACAAACAATTTTAGTAACAGAGTCCTTAAGCATTGTGCATTCAACAGACAGTAAACTGGTTGTTTCACAAGTTCTTTCGCTGTAAAAATTGTTTAGTTTGCTGTGTCATATGGGAGTCATCTGTTTCTACTTCAAGCAACACATTAAAACTTGATAGAAGTTACATCTTCATGGAAGATAGTCTTCATGTGCATAACCACAGTCATCCCAAGCACATGACTGTTTCGTTGTTGTGCAACAGATTACAAGGGTGCATATCAGAGGTTTTAGCAATCAgtatttagagcaaaaaaataacaataaaaatgcatTAGAACACCTTACCTTGTCtccatgttttattttaatgtgttTGTAGCATATTTGGCTACTTCAGTGTGATTTCAATGAGTTCTAGTTTTCTCTGTCTATGTAATTTATAATGACAGTTAACAATGACAGTCTAACTTAACTAAATATGCTAAGAATACACCATGATTAGAACAAGGAGACAAGGTAAGGTGTTCCGAAGTAATTTTGTTGCCATTTTTGTGCCTTCACAAAAAGGTAAGGTAAAGGCACACGAGTCGAAGGCCGAAACAGCCGGAGCTTATCCCAGTTTCATTAGCATGAAGCAAGCCTGAGAGTATTGCGACTCCCCCCGGATGAGATGCTAGTCCaccgcagggttacccccccaGCAATAAGTTGCTGGTACCCAATTATTCACTTGGGTGAAAAGACACAAAGTGGAGTAACAACAACTGAGGCTTGAATCCCGGGTCTCCAGATCCCGAGTTTGAGGTATTAAACACTCGGCCACACACGCTTCCAATACCCTGCTCTAAATCATGATCGCTAAAAtccccatacaaacccttaCAATATTTCTGTTATGCACttgtgagcttggggtacctatTGTGAAACCAATCAGCTTCTCTTGTAAAATGAATATGACTTCCTATTAATTATATGTGGTCAGACAGCTTGGAGAAAAATAACTTTCTAGAAGAAACACTAGTAACTGGACATTTCCTACAGTCTGTAGCAAACCAGTTAATATCATTACCAATCGTCGTGTTGTTTAAGCTCAAGGCCACAGCTTTTGCAACCCGCTTGTCCTTAAATTCAATCCATCCTTCTGTAAATAGTTTTCGCCCACTTCCaccatgtttttttctttttttcctcacaGCAACATCTGAGAATGAAAATTACAAATAGAAAAACTATAGAATAAAAGGACTCTTTACTAGCCACCTCCCATATGAGTGAGAACATAATTTGCTTGTTTGTCTCCACAGCTTTCTTCAAAAGTGAAcctttttataataattatttatctcACTAAAAAAATATGGATATGGCTGGAGGTAATAAAATTGATATTGACATTGcagatttaaaaagaaggtggAATCATGTCTGTCAAGCCAGGCATGAGCCCTAGTGTAAAGCCTTGTGGACCTTCCACCTATTGTACTGCCATACAGCACTTGTGACCTTTCAATCTGATTATAGAAAGTGCAATAGTCTAAGGTAGCATTTCAGGGTATGTTGTCTGAGTATACACTCTTTTTTGAAGTACCCACGCCAGAATTACACAAAGGGCATGGTGCTGGTGTCCAAGTACCAGGTTTACACCTTTTACTCAGGCATGAAATGGCTGCCAGGTCCCTATATACACTTGTTTTCCGTTAGTTTGGAGGTAATCCACTGCTTTGTACTCCCTGCTACATCATGTTTTAAATAACGTTTGACAGGGCAGAATGGAGCAAAGTACAGTTATGTGTCGGGCACCCAGGGTGCAAACACAACACCATTATTGTACCAACACCATACTAGGAAATGTGAACCACCCCCAATTTATGTGCTAACTCTCACTGCAAGAGTGGGCTGCCTGTAATACAATATTTCAAAGAAGTTTCTCAATTCACATTCTTAATATTCCGTAAATGATCAATTAAGTGCTGTGGTGCTTATTCCCCTATTTCGACTACGGGTAAAACACTGAGGGGAATATAGAGAGGGAGTTGGTCGTGGTCTTGTTTCTCAAGTGATATGGTTTTGATATCTCTTATATCAAGCGCAGTAACAAAGGTGgggcatttatttgtaaacacCCAAATTAGCACCGCAGCATTTATTTGAAAGCGGCGCTTATTCAATTGTTTTCGGTAAAGGTGCGGCACTAAATCGagtgcggcgcttattcgagtgtGGTGCTTATTAGAGTAGTGGCGCTTAATCCATTACTTACAGGGATAAGCTGTGGGTCATCTTAGTTTTACCCTTTATGAAAGTATAAATTCAAACAGACAAAAGTGTTATGAAAAGTTAGGGTAGTGACACCTCATCAATATAGAATTTCTGCACTAAGTCCTCAAATTTCATTTCACAGCAAAAACATTGGTGTTGGAAATGTCACCTGTTTCCTGTGGCTACAATCCTGGCCAAATAGCTTTGGGACACCTTCCCTTTTTCACGTGCTTTTTGTACGGAATTTGCAGCTAACCAGCAATTCTCACTCATAGACACAGCTTTAACGAGATTTTTCCCTTACCCATCCCCCCAAGAACAAAGTTGAGGTCAGACTTGTTGACCAGGATTCTAGTTCTCACCATAAAATGTACATCTGAAGGTTTTTTCTTACCCACCCCTCACAAAACCCCCAGTTTTCCTGTTTTGGAGCTACGAAATTGCATTTTTAGCCCCTTGACTTCTTACAAAATGGCTCACGGACTAATAGCAGAATACAAAAGAATTTAATACGGAATCccttaggaaattgagtaatttcaattttcagtggacaaaaaccaaGTACCAGAGtagtttaacccattcgcccctgaaccgcccgtaaccgcccgtgcggatccaggtcctttctacccattgtgacgtcatcagttttaacggtcaaggacaactttcttcactaacttgtgcagagtgaagagatctttcaaaccataccagaatgagcacaattcagtcaaggacaccggagaaacaagcaaaaaaccacgtgacattgacctgaaaatctccatgaaaatcttgtcccattacccacctacctttcctttcgcctaatcctaagatcctaaaagctttcctaaaaactcttcccaccaaaatcaagcctactaaatgcccagcaagagaaaaaaaaaatgaggcaagaaaagcaaaaaaagaagggaggagagaaagcgaaaagtaaaagtcaagactgctgtgtcacttttaaacccaaaaactatgtcgaaattttgctttctgcgcatgcccgaacttcgcaagctgatattttgcatctggatcggaagaccgcgaagtgtttgacctgtaaaccagtttgtggtaagttttagctctttatagcacgacagtgaccagaaaaccactcgactagcttcaaaacgcgtttttcggcaaaatctctaggagcgaatgggttaaacatcgtattcttttttacatttttaaacagctatagatataattagctacctgtaataacaccaaagactatttctcatgggagcctgagaaaatacAAGTCAAATTTAACAAGAATtatgaaaacacaggtaaaattctgaaaatgtcATGTGTAAGGcatcattttgtgaaatttgacatttattttctcgggctctcatgagaaattttctttggtgttattacagataactaaatACATCTGTAGCccttgaaaattgtaaaaaagaatattatattatttaaattattcaggtacaattattttttgtccactcaaaattaaaatagCTTAATTTCCTAACAGATTCCTTCTTTAAGTTacattataacatagcgcgcgtgcttgccctatataagtcctattgagcagctatgaacaaaatctttatttacgcacacCCGTGCGTAAgtaagatgacgtgagcatttttttcttaacctGGCTACAGGtttcgtcttttaagctgcagtgcacttttccttctccttaaaatatggaagaaaccagcgaagatttgcccaatttttctatcggcattgaccttttaggtcctgatccaacaagcagcaaaagtaaagccgaattaaaaaaactcgcaagttgcgcgtttcgcaaatttgtcgaagaccagctgcagcaaattttcaggggcacccaacgacaattttcggaaaaatatctgttcggaagatgatttgagatctagaattttcggaacatttgttgtaaaatttcttgcttgcctgctactcctaggattttcgaacatctgaaaaatggtaaaattgcccattttcaacggatttttaccctaaaaaggtcacctaaaattttcgggagccttttttctggctgaaattttcgaacaggtaagttttgatccctataattttcggatcactagaccgaaatccgaacagatgaaaaatttataggggataaaaatatgcccatatccactgtttaaatactaaaacacgtttaacaatgctatgtttaagtggttttgaactatattctcgttgggtgcccctgaattttggccgaaagacattcactgggaacagaacagacaccaactggtcatcattaacatttaaaggcaaaatttctgtttttattgttgtttttaaatttgttatatatgcactttgttatctccggacaatccgactgacgCAGGAAAATttcaacacaaattacacaagaagacataaatttattactcacaaaaaccactgctgccaggtcttctcaagaagccgtaatgaccagccaatgttcgtaaatgaataaaagtttaaagaaggatgatagtcgtcttcgctaataacgtgttttctggatttcgccgagcaaaacgtaaacatctttttagcaaatccaaaccatactccaccaCTTCTTACAAACATGTCACAGaggattttaactttaggtgaactttaagactcttttacctttgtttctgcttagtttccattgatcgttataacgaataaagaagcaaattttctttctcacttttagaggaagaatattttcattcaaactagacgattctGGCgcgttcgtaatcagccaatagaaccgtttgttattgtgtcgcccgttacgagaattttgcagttaatcaaaaagcaagcatttttgtcagctatgttataaaagaatttgctcatgcttttagctgtgcgtatatcgagttatggatgcacttgggaagtttggagagcactcaagaagctggagttgcactcggctatcgcctcgtgcaactcttacgcatctctcgtgctctccaaacttcccacgcgtatccataactcgatatacgcatgctaagcatgaacaaattcttaaatcaAGATCTAAAGAAGTTTATAGAGAGTGAGAAGTACGCGTACACAGCTTACCTTCTGGTTGCAAAAATAGCCTTCCAACTTCCCCGTATTGTGAAAATATGTTTCTTATTTTAGCTGGCTTCATAAATGGAGGCAATCGACTCAAATACACTACACCTGGAGTAGTTTTTGTCTTCGTTTCTTTCTTTGAGTCGGCCATGTTGAACGTGTGATTAAACGAAGGAATCTGGGTTCTAATCAGCGGGTTTTTCTCATTTAGCGACTAAAAGCTTCATGTAAGGAATATGTCAAGGTTTGAGTTCACACGTgccaatttttattatttaatttaattatagGACGACTGCTCAGCTGTTTAGGAGCACTTTGATATTAAATGGCGGACGAAGAATGCGTTGAAGGTTTGTATGATTACTCACTCCGTTATAAAATGATCTAGGTTCCTTGTCaaaacaataattgtttattagtgAATTACTAAGTAGTGGACAGCAGTGCAAACTGTGTTTCATGGTGTATATATTTTGAGCTGCTGAGTGTGAAGCTTATATCGACTGACAATCATTTTGTTATCATGcttaatacagtcaactctctcttaatggacacctctataagatggacatctctGTGAAACGGGCACCTAGAGTTGGCCACTAGACATATACCTAAGATGGACATTCTGTGCCGGTGCCAGAGGAGTCTGTCtcagagagagttgactgtatttcaAATGTGAAACCATTTTAGCTTTGTAAtcttttttagcattttaatGCGACATGACTTATCTCTTGGCCAGTAGACAGTTTTGTTTACATACAGGGTAGCTTCACAGTCGTTACAAAGGGAACCTTAGTTGCCTTTGGCTTTTGAAGCCAGTGACAATTTAGATTTTGACTTGGTTAAAAAAGAAGTAAGAGTTGATTTTGCTGATGCTAGAAAGTTGCTCAAAACTCATGGAAGTTTTGCATGGACCATCATTTTATTCAACAAACTAagtctgtattttttctttcttttacccCTCACTGCTGGTTTTTTCTTAGTTTCCAACAAGGAgtacaaaaaaggcaaaatataaCAATGTTATTGAATGAATGCTGATCTTACAGCTTTATATTTGACTGCGTGGATCTTAATAAAAGTGGAGTTTTGAGTCGCTTTCCTCTCTGGAGCCCAATAGGAAATTGACAAATCAATGAACAGCTGGTTTTCCCACTGAAATCATATGATTTGTAAGCAGTGCCTTGCACACTCCAGATTTGTCACTTGACTGAAAACTGTTAACATTTGTAGCACGTTTAGCATTTAAGGGGGAAATGGGCTGAGCGAATTAGTGAATGCAAACTAAAGCAAAGAATTTAAGAGCTCAAAAATTGATCTTATCCAGGAGATTTTACAACCGATACAGGAGACAGGGGGATTTGTGCCATATGTGGGAGACTTCAGATAATCCAGGAGAATTCGAATATATGACCTTGGTGTGTTCCCAAACTGCAGATTAATTTCTGGATCTTTATTAATTGCTATCACTGACAAGTACATAGAGGGGCAGTTTCAAACATTTTTGGAGTAAGGAATTTACTCGTACTCTGTAGTAGTGGGAAATGAAAGCTAGGGTGCAGGATAGTTTATACATTATGCACAGATCTTACAGTGATTTACTTTTACAAATTCCATCAAATTGACCTCAATGTTAAGCAAGTATTAAAATCTTTGCATATGGCACTCACAGAGGTTGAACTAGGATTAAGTTGATCATTCCATAAAAACTCagcacattaattttataaaaggCACTTTAACAGAATCTTCGTAGCAGAATAAGACTTAGTTGAGATCAGTGTCACTCAGGATAGTATTGGTTATAGTTTACTTTGAATCTTAAATTCTTTTTTATCCTCAACTTTTAATAAGATCTTGCATGGTGTTGTATAAATGTTGATTTTTGCATTAAGGTTCTGGAGGTGAAGAAATGGAGATCTATGACAATGATGAAggtgatgatgatagtgatggtgGCATTGAGGTTGATGATGAAATTGATGAAGAAACCATGTTACCAGTAAAAGGCAAAGAAGAATCAAGTTCAGGTAAGCTGAAAACGTTTTCTTGAAAATATAATCCAGAATATCTTTATGCATAGATGTATAGACAAAACAGAACGTTTTCATAGTGTAATGCTAAGCATAAATGTGTGTTGGTAGTTCATTCTTACACTGTATCTTGGCTTGACTCTCAATGTAGTAGTTTGATTATATTTATTATGCTCCCTGTAGTTATTCCTTCTGTTTGTTACTTGCAGAAAAAAAGAACGCCAAAggtaaaatgaagaaaaaagaggaaaagaaagaggtGTGCACATTTtgtcagccagaaaaaaatatatattgaaaaATCTAATCAACAGCATTTTTATGTGGAATTTATCtacattatatatatatatatatatagtccTTGACACCATCTTGGAAAGTGGAGGGATGTATGGTTGGATCTTATGTTGTTGAAATTTCTGTTATATGTAGTCATATCATTCACAGTAATTTAACTATTATCTTTCTTGTCACTAACTATACCTTTAGGTATTTCTCCCTGGTGATGAGATGGAGGAAGGAGATGAACTTACTTATGACAAATCTGCATATGAAATGTACCATGCTGTAAGTACTCATGTAAACTAATAGGAAATTATCAATCGTTAGTTAATTTTTACATTGAGCACCTTAAGTAGTTGATGAAATAATCactcaaattgtttgtttaaatcattaattaaaaatgaaataataaatgtgCCAAATGCAAACCTAAACTGCTTGTAGATGATTCATTGTTTTAGTTAGTGTCAAAAAGTCTCCTCGAGCTCTATTCTAGACCAAACCTAAATGTATACTCTGAACCAAACTACATAATTATGCACATCTGAAAAGTGCTTTAAATCCCTTCCCTCCATGGTGACAAATACCTTAATATAGCTGTATCTATATAGCTTAATACCCTGTGTAGCTAAGATGTGTTGAAAAAATTGTTCAACGTACCTACTATACATGTGCAACTTCACTGTAATTTCTTATTTGCTGTTCATGAGTAACtgaaacatctttttttatgttttcatgtAATTTTCCCAAGGCCCAAACTAATGCTCCATGTCTAAGTTTTGATGTCATTCCAGACAACCTTGGAGACTCAAGAACAGAGGTAAGGAATATTGCAACCTTACAGaccataaaaagaaaataatttactGTTCAGCAAGAACAAACTGTGAGAATGGTTTAGGCCATTTTTTACCATTATtcaattaacccattcgcccctgaaccgcccgtaaccgcccgtggggatccacgtcctttctaccctttgtgacgtcatcagttttaatggtcaaggacaactttcttccataacttgtgcagagtgaagagatctttcaaaccataccagaatgagcacaattcagtcaaggacaccgtagaaggaggcaaaaaaccatgcaacattgacctgaaaatctccatgaaaatcttgttccattgcccaccgacctttcctttcacctaatcctaagatcctaaaaactttcccaccaaaatgaagcctactaaattccaagcaagagaaaaaaaaaatgaggcaagaaaagcgaaaaaagaggggaggagagaaagcgaaaagtaaaagtcaagactgctgtgtcactcttaaacccaaaaactatgtcgaaattttgctttctgcgcatgccccaacttcgcaagctgatattttgcatctggatcagaaggccatgaagtgtacgacctgtaaaccggtttgtggtaagttttagctctttatagcacgacagtgaccagaaaaccactcgactagctttaaaacgcattttttggcaaaatctccgggagcgaatgggttaaaagaGAGGTCAGAGTGACCTTTTTGCTCACATGATATTCCATCCTAAGTGCATTTTGCAAATATTTCTGCCCGGATTTGGGATTCAGAGCGAAATCGCAGCAGATTGCGGGTTCATCCATTTTTGGGGCCCTGAGTTTTTGAACTTTGCTTGTagcaaaatatttttgcctgGATTTCAGATTCAGAACGAACTTTTAATGGGAGATATGGTTAATAAATCATGATGGATCAGTGGATTTTCATACCCTTATTCACCCTTATTCATTCCTTAAGGTATTTTCCTAAGAAAAAGAACCAGTTATAGATTTATGATGATTTTTGATGGTAGAGTGTTGTAACAAGCCAAGAATATGATAAACTATATTTAACCAACTGCCTCGCGTAAGGGGAAGGTGGGTGCATGGGATACCTAGGAGCTTCCACTGTGACCAGTCAGCCCCTAGATAGAATActgcccccatggctggcaaatccccgcaacccagccatgagccccgGCCCATTCTAGGCACCCGTTACACTGATGAAAcagtggaaggaagaaaaataagagatgtgaggggtggggggggggaagatGCTAAAGGAAATGCTCCACAGGCCGCTGCACAAACGCTCAACAAAGAACTCAAAGATCCCAGCACCATACAAAGCTTCCACATGCCATGTGAGCCTGCACTTATGGGATTGACCACTGGATGCCCGCTAAGCTCGTGGACTGCCTGACCGCTAAGCCTGTGGActgcttgaccgctaagctggTGGACCGCTTAACTGCTAAGCTCATGAACCACTAGACTGCTAagcttgtgaaccgcttgaccACTAAGCTCATGAACTGCTTGACTGCTAAGCTTGTGAACTGCTTGACCATTAAGCTCATGGCggttaacttagttaaattgcatttaaccagGTGAAAAAGAGAGGGTTTATGTCCTTGTTTCCATAGTACAATGCTATTGAATATGGCTAGATAGTCACCTTAAAATCACTATGATTGTGCTGTACTTTCATTTGAGTGGTCTAATTCTACACTCCAAAAGGTGTCTCTGGAGCTTTGATCTCTCATCAAAATAATGTTCTTTGCTAATCTTAGTGAATAATTCATTACAACTACAACAGGCCATTTAGTGGGTTTTTGCACACTTAAGCTGTTGAACATAATGGAGATCACCCCTAGGGTAGGAGACACTCTTTATAATGGTCCATATGAGGAAACTACAGGTCAGAAACAgctacctttttcaggcttatGAAAGGGTTGGGAAATCAGTCTTTTTAGTCTGTAAAAGGACAGAAGGacctaaaagggctaacagaccCATCTTGAGGCTGtgaaaatgacaacaaatttcctggtttagtgattttttcatattaaagagatggtgcatttacagcagttaagaTGCAGTGTTCTAAACTAGCCATGTGAAAGagataccatttgtcaatacTGTTGAACCTCCCCTGAGTCACCACCCAAAATGAAAAGATTCAGCGTTTGGTTTGGGGAGGTGATCACTAAGAAGAATCTAGGTAGGCACAGGGGTCCCAGCGCATCTACTTTTTGGCAGGGAATTCATTGCATGCAATCTGAAAATTACATAATTTATATGTGTAATTCCATGTTGTTACTGAAAGTTCTTCATAACTCTGAGAGGCATAGTACAGCTGCTGTACATACAACAAACAAAGAGTCCAAACCATGGGTCAAGTGGTCATTTACAAGAGGTTATAAAAATGGAAAGCTATAAAAGTCCTAGCCCCAAATATGCTCATGGTGGCTTATGAGAGGTTCTTATTTTACAAGAGGTTTTAACCGTAGGGCTTCAACTGGGAAAATATTTAAGTGTTTTGGATGGATGGTGCCAGGCTTACAAGAGGTCGGGCCACACTTAGAACATAGAGGTCCATCTgtagaaggtatatgaaaggggtacttttttttgtcaaaaatggtatataaaagggtaaggggttggactccagggtggagcctccctgcataaaactttgttgagtgccctctcccctcccccagGCATATCGCATAAATTATACAGCAAAATGAGCCCAAATCTTCTTTTACTTATATTTATTACTACTTGTGTATTATAGTAAAATTCTCCCGATTCTTACAGACTAAGGGACTGCATGATCATATAATTTTATTCTTAAAGCCTTTCGGGGTTGCATTTTCTTTTGTGGTCCTTACCTTTGTGGTGGTGAATAATAGTTAttgaattcatttctttttttttttagtttccaATGACAGCGTACATTGTGGCTGGAACCCAGGCAGCACCAGGAAAACAGAACCATGTCATTGTCATGAAGATGTCTCAGTTAGACAAAACTATATCAAATGATGAAGATAGTA
This window encodes:
- the LOC140932972 gene encoding uncharacterized protein; the protein is MADSKKETKTKTTPGVVYLSRLPPFMKPAKIRNIFSQYGEVGRLFLQPEDVAVRKKRKKHGGSGRKLFTEGWIEFKDKRVAKAVALSLNNTTIGGKKGGYYHDDIWNIKYLPKFLWGHLSEKIAYEKATKEQRMRTEISQAKREANFYIQNVEKGKAIDAIETRKRKRDDQTPVEKRLRAFKQHQPLKNTKTEESNHAETESIDNETGKSLSKNLLKKVFSSRGQR